A single genomic interval of Ramlibacter sp. harbors:
- the pelF gene encoding GT4 family glycosyltransferase PelF, with amino-acid sequence MSDKALAPRPQVADVGLLLEGTYPYVSGGVSSWVHQIINGFPDLTFAICFLGSRRQDYGAKKFELPANVVHLEEHYLYESTGTPPVTPQRGDGPMFDLNRELHEYFRNPQGLAERGGEVLGTLTGELQGRMDRSQFLYTEASWNYITEQYRERCTDPSFVDYFWTVRTMHTPIWVLSAIVENFPAVGCYHSVSTGYAGFLGALLKRRWGRHLILSEHGIYTKERRIDLYAARWIADNRTLLQRDATQAGYFRTMWIRFFEALGRMCYDASDQIIALYEANRLRQVQDGADAARTSNIPNGIDVVRFGALRAQRPAEVPRIMCLIGRVVPIKDIKTYIRATRIMANRFPEVQAWIAGPEEESPDYAAECKDLVASLGLNDNVKFLGFQKLTDLLPQIGLVVLSSISEALPLVILEGYAAGVPTVTTDVGSCRQLVYGLDDEDQALGASGAVVGIADPQALAEAALQLLGDEAAWHRAAQAGIARVERYYTHPVMFSRYRAVYDEALGRVLPPVRDRPEPAGDGVDLLLEG; translated from the coding sequence ATGTCTGACAAGGCGCTTGCGCCGCGCCCTCAGGTCGCCGATGTGGGCCTGCTGCTCGAAGGTACCTACCCCTATGTATCGGGCGGTGTGTCGAGCTGGGTGCACCAGATCATCAACGGCTTTCCCGACCTGACCTTTGCCATCTGCTTTCTGGGCTCGCGCCGCCAGGACTATGGCGCGAAGAAGTTCGAGCTGCCGGCCAATGTGGTGCATCTGGAAGAGCACTACCTTTATGAGTCCACCGGCACACCGCCGGTCACGCCGCAGCGCGGCGACGGGCCCATGTTCGACCTCAACCGCGAGCTGCACGAATATTTCCGCAACCCGCAGGGCCTGGCGGAGCGCGGTGGCGAGGTGCTGGGCACCCTGACCGGCGAGCTGCAGGGCCGCATGGACCGCTCGCAGTTCCTCTACACCGAGGCCAGCTGGAACTACATCACCGAGCAATACCGCGAGCGCTGCACCGACCCGAGCTTTGTGGATTACTTCTGGACGGTGCGCACCATGCACACGCCCATCTGGGTGCTGTCGGCCATTGTGGAGAACTTTCCCGCCGTGGGCTGCTACCACTCGGTGTCCACCGGCTACGCGGGCTTTCTGGGGGCGCTGCTCAAGCGGCGCTGGGGCCGCCACCTGATCCTGAGCGAGCACGGCATCTACACCAAGGAGCGCCGCATTGACCTGTATGCCGCGCGCTGGATTGCCGACAACCGCACGCTGTTGCAGCGCGACGCCACGCAGGCCGGCTATTTCCGCACCATGTGGATCCGCTTCTTCGAGGCGCTGGGCCGCATGTGCTACGACGCCAGCGACCAGATCATTGCGCTGTACGAGGCCAACCGTCTGCGCCAGGTACAGGACGGCGCCGACGCCGCGCGCACCAGCAACATCCCCAACGGCATTGACGTGGTGCGCTTTGGCGCGCTGCGTGCCCAGCGGCCGGCCGAGGTGCCGCGCATCATGTGCCTGATTGGCCGCGTGGTGCCCATCAAGGACATCAAGACCTACATCCGCGCCACCCGCATCATGGCCAACCGCTTCCCCGAGGTGCAGGCCTGGATCGCCGGCCCCGAGGAAGAAAGCCCCGACTACGCGGCCGAGTGCAAGGACCTGGTGGCCAGCCTGGGCCTGAATGACAACGTGAAGTTTCTGGGCTTCCAGAAGCTCACCGACCTGCTGCCGCAGATTGGCCTGGTGGTGCTGAGTTCGATCAGCGAGGCACTGCCGCTGGTCATCCTGGAGGGCTACGCCGCGGGCGTGCCCACCGTGACCACCGACGTGGGCTCATGCCGCCAGCTGGTCTATGGGCTTGACGATGAAGACCAGGCGCTGGGCGCGTCGGGCGCCGTGGTGGGTATTGCCGACCCGCAGGCGCTGGCCGAGGCGGCGCTGCAGCTGCTGGGCGACGAAGCCGCCTGGCACCGCGCGGCGCAGGCGGGCATTGCGCGCGTGGAGCGCTACTACACCCACCCCGTGATGTTCTCGCGCTACCGCGCCGTCTATGACGAAGCGCTGGGCCGGGTGCTCCCACCCGTGCGCGACCGGCCCGAGCCCGCGGGCGACGGCGTTGACCTGCTGCTGGAGGGCTGA